The sequence below is a genomic window from Mus musculus strain C57BL/6J chromosome 4, GRCm38.p6 C57BL/6J.
TGTCTGGATGAGAGCAGGGCGGCAGGGACTTCCTACCTGAGAAAGATCCCCTTAAGGTTGGGAGTGGAGTCAAAGGCGTTGGCAGGAACGGCACTAATCTTGTTATTCTGCAGGTACAGATACTCCAGAGATGGGGGGAGCCCCTCAGGGACCTCTGTGAGCTGATTCCCAGCGATGTCCAGCagctgcagggggggggggggggatgtgcgTGTCAAGGACTTACCAGCTCACAGACTCCTACCAAGCCACAATCGATCTCTAGTGAGGGGAGGGGTCTGACAACCACGGTTTCCAGGTGGAGAAACAGCTCAGCGAGGTTAATCCCTTTGTAAGAGGCTGGAATGTGCTGAGCCAGACTCCACACACTTGTTCTAATTGACGTGGGTCCTGCCCACTCCCTCCTGCCTTTGCACATGAAGTCATAGCCCAGCTGCTTGCATGTCACAGGCTTGTCACACAGGCTTTCCTCTTCAGTCTACCTGTCACTCCCATCAGATTAAACACATCAAGATCCACACATGCAGGTCACATGTGCAGGGGCTAGGAAAGCGGGTACAAGGTTTGTAGAAACCCTGGCACAACCAGCAGGCCCCAGGCTGGTCAGGCTCTGAGTCACCTTGTGCCTGAAGCCCAGGAGCGATAgccagggaagtgggggagggggcctGGCACACACTGGCTCTGTGGTCACCCTCGTTACCTCTCATATGCACCTTCTCCAGACCCACCCTAGTGCTACCCTGGGACAGGACGACATGATCTGTACGCTCCTTCATTATCTCAAGAGGCTGGGATACAGGGTCATCCAATAGGCTCACATCCCACACAGCTTGGTAAGCTAGCATCAGCATTGCACTAAAGCCCAGAACTTCCAATTCTGTCACCTCCCCGGCCCACAGGGCTTGTTTCCCATTTTGTCTCCACAGCCATTGGCACTGTCCTCAGTCTCTGCTGTCAGTCCCTCCCTCATTCATTCCAGAGACACTCGGTGCCCATGGGTGCCAGAGCATGGACTCCGTGAGACACCATCTCCACATTCAGGAAGCCAGTCCGGCTGTGGAGATggaccagagcctgacaaaacAACCTTGGGCTTGGCTGTAatcagggagtggggaagggattCATCCAGCTCTGAGCCAGGAAATGCTTTCCAGGGCATTAGCACAGGGTGGATTTGAGGCAAAAAGAGCAAGTTGCCAGTCAAAAGACTCAGTGTGAGGGGGAATCCCCTTTGCCTTGCTTACCAGGCTGAGGCTCGGGGAGGTATCTAACCTGCCTGTCCCCGCTAAAGGGTAAGAATGTGTTCTAGGCGAGGTGACACTCAAGCTGAGTCCTAGATATACCCTAACAAGAGTGGTACTCCCTTCTTCCTCATAGGATCCCCAGTTCTGGAACAACAGTGTCTAGTACAAATATGGGGACTCTTtaagacggaaggaaggaaggaaggaaggaacaaacgaATAGGTGTCTCCTGTAAGAATGCAGGTATTGTGCTTCCAGTAGAAGAGCCACGGTGTGCTGGAGCAGGAGCAGACAGAGGCTTGAAACCCCCAGCAGGGAGTCTGGCCCCGGACCTCAGGGAAGCAGGGAGCTATAGAAGACTGGACAGGAATCTGTGTGAACAGGTGTTTTGCAGGTACAGGAATGGTGAGATACTAGGACGGTGGGTGAGGTTCAGCTGAGAAATACGGTGGCTTGGCTGGGATATAAGCAGCCTAACTGGAGAGCTGTAGCTGGGTTAGGTGCctgaggcaggcaacagagacaagAAGTATGCCAAGCCCCTCTCCCCTTTAGTGAGTTAGTCAATGTAACAAGAGGAAGCCAAGTTGTGCTCCTGAGGGTCAGCTTTAAGGGCCACATGGAGGCTGGGTTCTGGTATATGGCTCTCAGCAGGGTGGTCTGAATGAGGAGAGATCCCAGCCAGGCCACAGAGCCAGCTTCTTCACCCTGCTAAGCTCAGGGTACTTCCTGGCTTCTCTCTGACCCCACCTCTCCACAGCATGCTTTGAAAACACCCATCCTGATGGCAGTTCCCACCCCTCGGCCAGTAGTGAGCATGTCAGAGTGAAATGTGGGCCCCTCCTTCTACCCTCTGGTGAACTGGCCTGGCCACATAGAGACACAGGTTACTGTGTTCGCTGTGCCCTTTGCTCTTGCACCTATAAGTAGGTTGGACTGCATGGCCACGGCCCTCCTACACTAAGGCCCGCCTCCCCAGCGTGTATCCAATGAATAAGCTCAGTCTGGCTATCCCACCCGGAACCTGGCTCCTGGCAAAACTGTCACTCATCCTAGCAGCTGAGTAGGCTTATCCTAGTAGGTCCAccatccttcttcctccctgtgccccccacccaccccaacatGGCCCATTCCTGTAGTACCTGCAGACCAGCAAGGTCCACCCAGGCACGGGGTCCCAGGGCCCGGCTTCGCAGTCGGTTGCCTGTGAGGTAGAGTTCCCGAAGCTGGGCCATGCCAGCTAGTGCCCCACGTGCCAGGGCAGCCAGCTCATTCCGCTTGACCTTGAGCACGTGTACGTTTTTCGGCAGGCCTGGAGGCAGTGTTTGCAGACGGTTGCCAGACAAGTCAAGTGAACGCAGCAGGCGTAGCTTGCGGAAGGCATCTCGGTGCATCTGTGGGCTGGTGATGCGGTTGTAGCTGAGGTTGAGCTCTTCCAGGAAGTAGGTGGTAGCGAAGTCCTCACGGCCTATGCCTGTAATCTGGTTGTGCAGGATCATGAGGGTGCGCACTCGGCGGGGCAGGCCGCTGGGCACACGTTCCAGCGCGTTGTTGTATAGATGCACTGTGTGGAGCTTCTTGAGGCCCTGGAAGGCCAGTGGGTGGATACCCTTGGCCTGCAGCTGGTTGCTATGTAGCAGCAGGTACTCCAGGTTGCGGATGGGTGTCAGCACATCAGCTTCTACGCTCTGGATGGCATTTTTCTCCAGGTGCAGCAGGACCAGGCTGCGGGGAAGACCCGCTGGGACCCTCGACAGGTTGTTGCTGGACAAGTCCAGGTACTCCAGGCTGGACAGCTTCctggagaaaagaagaaactgagatgCTAGGCAGGAGGCCACAGCCATCTGTGGTCTCAGCAGCCCTTGTCTATACACATGACTTGTTCCCAGAGACAGAAATAGCAACAGCCATAAACCCCAAAGATTCTCCAGAGAAAGCGACCAAGGAAAAGAAGACACGTGACTGTGCCCAGCTGAGACAGGCTGAGACCGCCGGTGTTGCACGCTGCCGGGTGGTGATGGGGAGGATGCAGTGACACAGGGACCCACCAGAAGGTCTCGTTGTCCAGACCCTCGTCGGTCAGGTAGTTGTTCTGCAGGTAGAGTTCCCGTAGGTTGCTCAGCTCACTGAAGGCCCCAGGGGGGATCTTCTCTAGCTTATTGTtctagaaggaaaggagggatggggcagtgtgaggcagaggcaaaagcCAGGCCTCAGGATGAGATGTGCGGAGGAGCCCCGGGGCTACCAGGAGGGGAGTCAGACCTGAGCATCTGGGTGCTCTGACAGCGCCCTCAAACCCACACTGAAGGTCAGGTGCCCAGACTCCAGCCTGCTCTCCTAACAATGTACTCTCCGATTCACACAGCATCCCCACGCCCAACCGGGCCACGCTCCTCCCTCAGCGGTTCTGTGCCCATGATGTGGGTCTGCCTCTACCTCAGCTCCCCTCTCCATTCCCACCTTGAGGTGCAGCTTGTACAGAGCGGGTGGCAGGTGCTTGGGCACGTGGCGCAGGAAGTTGCTGGACAGGATTAGGATCTCGACGTTGCTGGAGCCATTGAACATGTGGTCCGGCAGCCCGGCATCTGCTAGCTTGTTGTTATGCAGGTACACAGACCTGCAGGATTGAGGTACAGTCCTCACCCCACCAGGGCTCCCTGGCCATAAGCTAGCTTTGCCATGTGCCTTCAAACTCCTGCTCAAGCTGAAGTAGGGACCAGGCTACTTTTCTACTCTCTTAACCCAGGGACACTGAGTTAAAGAACTTCAGAGCCCCTACATGGACAGGAACAGGGACCAAAGGCTCAACACCCTACCAGAAGTCACCACATAAATTAACAGCAGAAATAAGACTTCATGGTCCAAGGCAGGCACCTGCATCTGAAGCCCTGTGTAGAAGTCCTGTGTAGAAGCAGCTTCAAAGAAAGGCCTGTGGGAGGGGGTTTTTCTACCCAGACCCCACCACTCCCACATCTCTGCCTGCGAGAGGGGTTTTTCTACCCAGACCCCACCACTCCCATGCATACACTCTTATTCCTCATTTACTGTTTGGCGTCCTCCTCATCCCACAGGTTTCAGCCTTCTGGTTCCTGCACTCTGATAGGCCCTAGGTGTTCCTTCTCCATACCCCTGGACACAGCCCACAGCCCCCCACCGCACAACAAGCCCCTTCTCGGGGCTTGCCTGTGTCTCCTgctttgcctctgcttcccccaaACCTCCCATACTCTCCCCACATTTATACATCCACACCCACCCAAGATCatccctctgacctctgacctcagatTTGGCTTTTGGCCAAAGGTGAGTCCATAGATCTTAGTGAGATAATTGGCAGCAAAGTCCACACTGATCAGGGCGTTTGGCAGGAATCGGGGTGCCAGTGTCAGCTGAAAGGGAAGAGTTAGCAGAAAGACCAATAGAGGTGCAGAAGCTAGCTCTGGGCCCTGCCACTCGCTCATCTGCTCCCCTGCCCTTGGTTCTTCCCTGACAGCAAAGCCACTCTCCCAATGTAGAAACTAGTTCCATCTTTTGATGAAATAAACATGTCCAGCCCCCACAGCCTTGTCAATCAAAGCCTTTTGCACCTGTCcctgctcttctggcctcctggacTCACTGGGAAGAACTAAAAGAAGGTCAGAAGAAATGGTGAGAATTGAGAAGTATCTGACTATCCATGGGTGGAGGGAAGGCAAGCTCTAGCATGCCATagtttccatttattatttacttGTATACATTTTGAAACAATGTCTCCTTGTGTCCAGGCTTGTATCAAATTCCTGGACTCAAGTGATCCTCCCACCTGAGCACTGGGGAGGATCGACACAGGCCACCTAAACTGAACAGCCTTGCCCGGAGCCCAGGCTGGAATCTGCCTGCCCTTCATGCCTTACTCAAATGTCATCTCCTCTAAGAAGCCTTCCAAGTGCCTGTGTGACAAGTTGGGCTCTCCCTCCACCCATATGCTGGAGGTATTTGCTGCTTCATTATCAGACATGCTCTAGATTATAGGGGATGCTATGTGTCCCCTTCTCAACATCAAGGGCAATAGTACTGGGAAACAACCACAAAGCTCAAGGGAAGAGAGTCAGGAGGGTAAGGAAGCCTGCCCACTCCAGGAAAGCCCACCTACCTCAGGGAAGCCCGCCCACCCCAGAAAAGCCCGCCCACTCCAGGGAAGCCCGCCCACTCCAGGGAAGTCCGCCCACTCCAGGGAAGTCCACACACCCACCCTCTATGGCCCTCACCTTGTTGTTGGCCAGGTACAGGTAATTGAGGCTAGTAAGATGCTCAAATGCCTCCTCTGGGAGCCCTTTAAAGGACAGGTCAGAGCCCTGGATGAAGGAGAGGCTACAGGGGAGCAGGGGAACCACCAACTTGCTAGGCAGGGCCCTCCTTTTCCAATCAGTCCAGTGTCCACCCTGCCTTCATTCTCCTTCTCGTGTGGCTCAAGCATAGAAGCAAGCAGCTAAGGGGCTTGCAGAGGGACTGAGGGACCCAGTCTAATCCTTTGACCAGGAAGGAGTGCTCCCACAGGGATGACTGCAGGGGGTCAGAGCCCCTTGTCAACTTCAGCCCCACCTATAGGCAAGAGCAGCCAAGCTGGGATGAGTTCAGAGCAGGAGAGGCCTCACTCCTGATCCCTTCGGACAGACGGCTTGTTACAGTTACTTAGACTGgcccctctccagccctgagctggCCTCTGACACCCAGTTTCCACTCCAGGACCACCAGATGCTGGAGAGGGAACAGTTACataaaccatagactgtctctccAGGGAATACCCTGCTGTGGAGTGTGATGTGTTGGCCAGAGAGAGCTCTAGCAACAGCAACAAGAGAAACAAATGGCTAAGCGAAACAACTCAGGCCTCCACAGCCTATTGCACACAGCACAGTGAACTATCGCAGGAGTTCACTGTGGATTAAAGTCTAAGGTGAGTGACTGTGGGTCATAAGAGGTGACTGACTGTACGTTGTATAAACTCACCCAAGCACAGCAAACTGGATTGGACTTTTGAACTGAGTCATTTGTGGTACATAAATTACATACAAATAAAgctactttcttttaaaatggggGAGGGAGAATACTAAAatcttattattaattaattcaaaGTGGAGGGACTATGAGgtgttttttcccccttccacATTGTTTTACAAAAGTTCTATCCCAATTATGTACTatatttgttttggggggggggggacttaagAATGCTGCTCTTGGATTCTAAGGGCCCTTGCAAACTGGAGAGTCTCTGACAAGTTCCCAGGAAGCCTGTGTTCTCAATTCCCAGGCCCCACCTCCTGGGTCTCTAACAGTCACCATCAGGCTCAGGCTCATATCAGAGAGTCTCTTTCACCTGCCAGTCCAACTCAAGCCTGCCCGCCCCCACCCTGGGGTTTGCAGGGCTAAGTTCTCACCACGCCCCTCAGGCCTCTGATTACCAGCCCTTGTCCCAGAGTCCTCACCTCGGGATGTCAGGCGGTTGTTCTGCAGGTTCAGCGTCTCCAGCCGCTGCAGCCGGGACAGCTCCTCGGGGTAGATCTTCTCCAGCTGGTTGTTCTGTGTGGAGATGGGGCAGCggcaggttgggggtggggtcagcggaggttgggggtggggtcagcGGTGCATGAGGCTTCTGTTCCTACCCTGGCCCTAGGAGCGGCACTTTCTTAGGGACCTGCCTTGGAATTCTCTCCTGAGGCAGACAGTGCACAGCAATGGGCACAGCGATGTGTGAGTCCCATTCTTAAAGAGCCCACATGCAGACATCTACCCACAGTTCAGACCAGCAGGCACCAAGTGACAGTCACTTGGAGCTGATCCCTAAATAGAAGCGTGTGCCCTGCTCTGGCTCTGAAGTTCCCACTCCCCTTAGGTTAAGTTTCTAACCATTTGCTctggaaggccttcctgagcTGGAGGAAGAGCCTGAGCTAAACCCCATAGCTCCACAGCCCCATAGCTTAAGTCCTCcccctccatctctttctttctttttattttctctctttctttccttccttccttccccccccccacccccccagttgttattgttgttgtttttcaagacagggtttctctgtgtagccctggctgtcctggaactgactctgtaaaccaggctggccttgagtcctgcctgcctctgcctcctgagtgttgagatggCAGACGTGGCTAAGCCCTTTTATCTCTATTGGACCTCTTTGTTTACTCATCTATCAGTTGCACCCACGAACTGTGAGCACTTGAAGTCAGGGTGGGACCATGCCCTTCctacacacccacaccacacagaACCAGAGGCCCCCACAGCAGGTACTGAGACAGTCTATATGTGACTGGGTGGGCAAAGGAGCCTAATAAGAACTGCCTTCAATTTGTCCTTTCCTCTCATTGGCCCACTGCTTACCAAGCCCCGCCCCCCTGAGTGGCTACAAGCAGATCTCCCACCTTCTCTTGATCTCTGGAGTAGCAGTTCCTCCTACTAGAGCTGCCCTGGATACACCAGGATCCACCCACCTATTCATCCACCCATGGGCCTCAGGAGGGGCCAGCACTCTCAGGGTCTGCTCTGAGCCCACTGCCTCCAGGAGCTGAATCCCCTTGATTTGGCTTTCCTAGTCCTGTAATGGTATTAGCAGCACCCTCTCTATGTGCCCAGGGGAGACATATTTACTCTAAAATTTTTTGTGGCAGCCCAGACTCTTCCACAAACCAGCAGGCTATATCTCAGGATTCTGTAATCAGGACATCACAGGTACCCCAAAGATGGGATCAGGACTCCATGAGTCTGATCTCCCCTCTTACCCCGAATCTGGGGCTAGTGAGAAACGGCAGAAATTGGAGGTTCTGAATAAGAAGCGAGCTATATAACCATATACGGTTGGGGAGAGCTGCTGGATAGCATTAGCCTCACCTGCAAGGAGAGATGGTTGGTGTGCTCGGGCAGGTCGCCTGGAAACTCACGCAGGTCAATGCCACCACAGTCCACTACACCTTCCTGGGAACAGGCACAATCTCGGGGACAGTCGACAGTGGCTGGGCCAGGCTCTGGCTCCTCGGAGCTCAGAACCAGCACTGGCTGATTCTCTTCCTCCACAAATTCATTCTCCTCGGGGCTCAGGGTGGGGGTGTCACTTCGGCCAAACACAGGTGCCCTCACAGGCAGCACAGGGCCCAGGAAGAGCTGAAGCACCAGCAGTAGGAGTGGCAGGCCCCTGCTGCCAGCCATGGTGCCTATGGGAAGAGTAGCTCAGCCCACCGCAGTGCCCAGCAATGCACTGGGCATGTATACAGGCAGTCACGATAGGTCATGAGACAGTTGGCACTTAGACCTTGATGACAGCCACCCTGTCTTATCAGGACTATCCCATGTGGTGATAGAAATATTGTGAAGCCCCATCCTTAGTCAGGGCTGCAAAACCTTCCGTAACTCTCACTAGCCTGGGTCCTGAGGAGTCTGTACCCTTATTTCACaagaaggaagctgaggcaggacctAGACTGCTGTTGCTCTGACAGCTTCTGTGGCAGACCTTTGTCCATCTCCTAGCAGGTGTGTTCCTATGTTTTAGCGTCCACGTAGGGCCCCAAGGCTTGGGCGTGACACTCTTCCAACTCTCTCTCCTAACACATTCCACAGGATAGTAAGGGAGAACCCCTTCCTCCAGGcctttcctcatgttgtggtgacagccccccccagccataaaattattttcattgctacttcctgtaatttttctactgatgTGAATTGTAGTGTCAATATCTGACACACAACCCTTGTGAATGGGGTCATTTGATCCCCGAAGGAGTCatgacccccaggttgagaatcACCCACTCTGCTTTCAACAGCAATGATCTGCCTCCCAACCACTTCATTACCCACTCTAGCATCCCTCTTCAACCATCCCATGTCTAGACCCACTTAGACTTCTCGGCCTGGCTTCTCCCAAGCCATTTGCTCCCAGAAGATGCTATAGTCCACCAGCTCACTTGTGAGTCCTGCTGCTGCACCATTCAGACACCACTTTGTGCTCTCACTTTCTCAGATGCCCTGTCTTGGACCCAGCTCTGGGTCCTGGACATACAGGCAGGGCAGATCACATCCCTGCCCTCTGGAGCAGGTAGGTGATACCATAACCACTACCCACTGGACTCAGGTGCCAGCATAAAGAGGCCCCTAGGAGGATGAGATATCCCAAGGGAAGGATAGGAAAGAAGAAGGTAACAGTCTGGTCCTTTAACTCTACATACAGTCCATGTGGCCTAAGCAGACTTGAACCCCAGCCTGCTAGTCCAGCAGAGAACCAGGGAGCCCAGTAGAGATCAGCGAGTGACACTGCCCTCCACCCCCGCCACCCCTCTACACATCAttatcttcccctcccccatagcTGATTCCACAGTCTTCTAACCAGACCAGCCAAGgagaggtaggggtgggggtggggggggggagtgggccTCAAATTCCCTCAGAGCAGGAGGCCAGggaatggaggcaggaaggagctGGACCTCACAAACACAAGGTACTCACTGGACAGGCTGGCTTTCTTCTCTCACCTTTGGCTTGTCTCCATAAAAGTCCACAAGCTTATCTGTACAGATATATAATTTAGATCAATGTTCTGAACCGGACTGAAAATGTCTTCATCACGCTTAGAGACCAGCTAGCAGTGGCCCACTGTTAAGGAGCCAAGCTGAGCTCCAGGGCTTCTGCATCATCCCACCCCATGCTCCTTTCCtgggggtcaaggacaccaagtCCTACAGGGAAACCTGGGGCAGGCTCCTGGCTAAGAGGTTTGTGATCCCCTGTCCGCACGTCAACATGAGGCTATAGAGCCTTTAAGGTATGGCTAGTTCACATTAAGGCATGCTTTAAagaacacacagtgtgtgtggatTTTAAAGGCACTGcagaaaataatgtaaaatgcCTCATTAATACTAATGATGTAGAATTCCTAACACTTAATATGTTGGATTAAACCAAATTAAGTTTACCTATCTTACATTataagacaaaaaccaaattatTTGTACAGGACATggaggcgcatgcctttaatcgcagtGCACCAGGGTGTGTTTAGGAAGGCCCGGGGACCAAAGAGTCTATGTGGAAAACTCCACAGAGCTCACCAGACTGTGGCATGTGGGAACTGGGAACAACACAAGCAGGCACAATGGCCACAGGTCCAGAACAAGTTACCCATGGAGTATGGACCTTGTTTCTGGAAGATAAGGAGCTGCTGACATGAAGAGGACTGTGGGCAAGACTGTGCAAGGGACAAAGAGGGAACAGTGCTGGTGCTCGGATGGAAAGCTTGGATTCcagagcaagaaaggaagaatggatgAGGCTTGGAGCAGATGCTCAGACCCCAGCACTACCTCCTGCACTCAGTGCAGTGAACACTCACCGAGCTCCGACTCTCTTCTGGGCTCTAGCTTGATGGAGCAATAGAAGGCTCAGGACTAGGCATAAACTATGCTCCTAATTTGCAAGCTGGAAACTCGAGGGCAAATGGTCCCTACTGCTGCCCACCTCAGAAATCTCAGACTCCTCAAGAGCCCTCGGCCCAGAGGTCTTGGCTCTGTCCTTTAAGGGTAGGCTGAGCCTCCCCTGATTCCAGGAGTGGAACGAATTTGTGAAAGGCAGAGGAGAAAGGCCTACAATATCATCTGTTCAGATTCCCTGCTGCactgcgattaaaggcatgc
It includes:
- the Podn gene encoding podocan isoform X2, whose amino-acid sequence is MFNGSSNVEILILSSNFLRHVPKHLPPALYKLHLKNNKLEKIPPGAFSELSNLRELYLQNNYLTDEGLDNETFWKLSSLEYLDLSSNNLSRVPAGLPRSLVLLHLEKNAIQSVEADVLTPIRNLEYLLLHSNQLQAKGIHPLAFQGLKKLHTVHLYNNALERVPSGLPRRVRTLMILHNQITGIGREDFATTYFLEELNLSYNRITSPQMHRDAFRKLRLLRSLDLSGNRLQTLPPGLPKNVHVLKVKRNELAALARGALAGMAQLRELYLTGNRLRSRALGPRAWVDLAGLQLLDIAGNQLTEVPEGLPPSLEYLYLQNNKISAVPANAFDSTPNLKGIFLRFNKLAVGSVVESAFRRLKHLQVLDIEGNFEFGNGSKDKDEEEEEEEEEEDEEEETR
- the Podn gene encoding podocan precursor, translated to MAGSRGLPLLLLVLQLFLGPVLPVRAPVFGRSDTPTLSPEENEFVEEENQPVLVLSSEEPEPGPATVDCPRDCACSQEGVVDCGGIDLREFPGDLPEHTNHLSLQNNQLEKIYPEELSRLQRLETLNLQNNRLTSRGLPEEAFEHLTSLNYLYLANNKLTLAPRFLPNALISVDFAANYLTKIYGLTFGQKPNLRSVYLHNNKLADAGLPDHMFNGSSNVEILILSSNFLRHVPKHLPPALYKLHLKNNKLEKIPPGAFSELSNLRELYLQNNYLTDEGLDNETFWKLSSLEYLDLSSNNLSRVPAGLPRSLVLLHLEKNAIQSVEADVLTPIRNLEYLLLHSNQLQAKGIHPLAFQGLKKLHTVHLYNNALERVPSGLPRRVRTLMILHNQITGIGREDFATTYFLEELNLSYNRITSPQMHRDAFRKLRLLRSLDLSGNRLQTLPPGLPKNVHVLKVKRNELAALARGALAGMAQLRELYLTGNRLRSRALGPRAWVDLAGLQLLDIAGNQLTEVPEGLPPSLEYLYLQNNKISAVPANAFDSTPNLKGIFLRFNKLAVGSVVESAFRRLKHLQVLDIEGNFEFGNGSKDKDEEEEEEEEEEDEEEETR